A section of the Papio anubis isolate 15944 chromosome 4, Panubis1.0, whole genome shotgun sequence genome encodes:
- the LOC101013309 gene encoding LOW QUALITY PROTEIN: uncharacterized protein LOC101013309 (The sequence of the model RefSeq protein was modified relative to this genomic sequence to represent the inferred CDS: inserted 1 base in 1 codon) — translation MSQKRTVSLETSLSISPKPGIHQQQPDFSVPLRQCIHSPIQPAALCTKRAATDEGRNLILTITVTWIRIRQGESLGCGEHWTQEACRRRTQDSDITRYSLHQQNQGPELTQLFPRRTKPCIRCSAACPTGPWAPGSPAGXLLCLLGAGSVDTGVTQSPTHLIKTRGQQVTLRCSPISGHNTVSWYQQTPGQGPQFIFEYANELRTSEGNFPHRFSGRQFRDYHSEMNVSALELGDSALYLCASSLAQPGRVTGTLCTNLSASMYSSLRPDSCEKGWRKQGQEDLLRGCCCFRRFTAK, via the exons ATGTCACAGAAGCGTACAGTGTCTCTGGAAACAAGCCTGAGCATTTCCCCTAAGCCTGGCATCCACCAGCAGCAGCCGGACTTCTCTGTACCTCTGCGGCAGTGCATCCACAGCCCTATACAGCCAGCTGCTCTCTGCACCAAAAGGGCAGCCACAG ATGAAGGAAGGAACTTAATTCTTACCATCACTGTGACTTGGATTAGAATCC GACAGGGAGAGAGTTTGGGTTGTGGGGAGCACTGGACTCAGGAAGCCTGTAGGAGGAGGACACAGGACAGTGACATCACAAGATACTCATTGCATCAGCAAAATCAAGGCCCAGAACTCACTCAGCTCTTCCCCAGGAGAACAAAGCCCTGCATCAGGTGCAGTGCTGCCTGCCCCACTGGGCCATGGGCCCCGGGCTCCCCTGCTG CGCTGCTCTGTCTCCTGGGAGCAG GCTCAGTGGACACTGGAGTCACCCAAAGTCCCACACACCTGATCAAAACGAGAGGACAGCAAGTGACTCTGAGATGCTCTCCTATCTCTGGGCACAACACTGTGTCCTGGTACCAACAGACCCCTGGTCAGGGGCCCCAGTTTATCTTCGAATATGCTAATGAGTTAAGGACATCAGAAGGAAACTTCCCTCATCGATTCTCAGGGCGCCAGTTCCGTGACTATCACTCTGAGATGAATGTGAGTGCCTTGGAGCTGGGGGACTCGGCCCTGTATCTCTGTGCCAGCAGCTTGGCACAGCCCGGCAGAGTCACTGGAACTCTGTGCACTAATCTCTCTGCTTCCATGTACAGCAGTCTCAGACCAGACAGCTGTGAGAAAGGCTGGCGGAAACAAGGCCAGGAGGATCTGCTCAGAGGATGCTGCTGCTTCAGgaggttcacagcaaaatga